The sequence below is a genomic window from Deltaproteobacteria bacterium.
TACACAATGAACGTGGATTGGCCTTTGTTATTTCAGGGCGCACGGAGCTGCTCACACCCTGGAGTGAGCAAATTCAAACCATGCTCAACTCACTTGCTCTTCAAGTAAAGTCAGCTAAGTAACCCGGCTTTCGCTGCGCCGCCCGGCTTAGTTGCTCATAACAACGCGATCATCGTCGTCCAGTTCTCCCAAGGCACTTCCGTCTAAAGTACCCAGTAGGACCATATCGGCTGCCGTCAGGTCGATGCCGTCTTTAAGAGCCACTGCAACCATCAGCTTATCTTTCCACAAGACTTCAACCGGTACCCATAGCACACGCCCCTCGCGCATAATCGCAATCATCGTCTTACCTTCGCGGTTGACCAGAGCTGCTCGCGCCAAACGATATGCAGGCTCTCTAAATTCTCGAACCAACCTAAACTGGTCAGCAGATACATAAATAATTTCTTTCGAAGGGTCATCAAATTGAACTGAGACCAGTCGTGCGCCTTGCTTGCCTCCAACGTTGGTAATGGTCACAGCTTGAGAGGCTTGGCCTTCCACAACAATAAAGCCCTGACCGCCCTGCTTACTGGACTTAAATTTCGGCACTTGAAACGTAATTTCTAATTTCGCTGGGTCGCGTACATGAATGATTTGTTGGTCGGCTTCCACTCTAGAACCTGTCTCGACTTCACCAACTGAGACGACCTGCCCGTCAAACGGGGCGCTGAGCGTTTTGTCGGCCACTTTAAGCTCACGGGTTTCCAATTGAGCCTTCGCCTTATCTAAAGCCAAGCGCGCACGGGTTTGCTTTTGGACCAACTTACGCTCTTTTTTTACAAGCTTACCCAATTTCTTGTTGGCCGATGCTCGCTTGTTACGCCACTTACGAGCTTCCTTACGACTGATCTTTCCCTTACCGACGTTACCCGGTTCGAGCTTCTCAAGAGCCGCATCGGCCGCAGCTCGCTTCTTTTCTATCTTCGCACGCTCTGCGTAAATCGCGTCTACCTGTGCCGACGCCTTGGTGAAGAGTTCTGCCTTCTTGTTAACTTGCTCTTGGGCCCGAGAGATTTGCTTTTTAACGGCCCCAGAGAGAGTCAGCGCCGCAAGTACTTGGCCAGTCTTAACCATAACTTTCGGCTCAACGCTGAGTTCAGCCACTTTCCCACCTTGTGCAAAGCTGAGCCAAGTTTCGCGCTGTGAGCGCACCTCGATGGCCGGCTGCTCAAAGTAAAGAGCAACCCGCGTGGCCTTAACCGCGGTTGCCCGCACCCCAGTCTCAGAACCGCCCAATAAGAAAAATGCACCAACTGTAGAGAGCAGAAGAGCTAGGGCTCCAACGCCAATGGTCATCGCGAGCTTGCGTGGTGGCATCATTTTCTTGGGCGCTAGGTGCGATGTATCACCTGCATCAATCAAAGCTGCTGTTTCGGAAATTTTAAACTGCTGGGTTTTGGTGTTGTCCACAGGCGTTCTAAAAACCTGCGTGGCGGCTGCATCGAGCCCTTCACCGTCTTCAGCCAAATCACGAACAAAAC
It includes:
- a CDS encoding HlyD family efflux transporter periplasmic adaptor subunit translates to MALIFRTDLECSRQDKQGMIFYHVRDPQSGANFDLYEIEYLMALKLDGVREVDEVVADIYDDYDFEISLEDFETFMAQLSTLGFVRDLAEDGEGLDAAATQVFRTPVDNTKTQQFKISETAALIDAGDTSHLAPKKMMPPRKLAMTIGVGALALLLSTVGAFFLLGGSETGVRATAVKATRVALYFEQPAIEVRSQRETWLSFAQGGKVAELSVEPKVMVKTGQVLAALTLSGAVKKQISRAQEQVNKKAELFTKASAQVDAIYAERAKIEKKRAAADAALEKLEPGNVGKGKISRKEARKWRNKRASANKKLGKLVKKERKLVQKQTRARLALDKAKAQLETRELKVADKTLSAPFDGQVVSVGEVETGSRVEADQQIIHVRDPAKLEITFQVPKFKSSKQGGQGFIVVEGQASQAVTITNVGGKQGARLVSVQFDDPSKEIIYVSADQFRLVREFREPAYRLARAALVNREGKTMIAIMREGRVLWVPVEVLWKDKLMVAVALKDGIDLTAADMVLLGTLDGSALGELDDDDRVVMSN